Sequence from the Streptomyces sp. NBC_00440 genome:
GTTCTCCTCTGCCCACTTTGAGGTCGGGGCGCCCCAGGCCCCGATCCTGTCGGTAACTGTCACAGAAAGGCGCATCATGGCTGACGAACCCCTCAACGGTCACCGTGTTCTTGTCCTCGTCACCAATTACGGCGTCGAGCAGGACGAACTGCTTGTTCCGCTCAAGCGGCTGAGCGAGGACGGCGCGGACGTGACCGTGGCCGCTGCCACACCGGACCTCATCCAGACCCTGGTGGGGGACAAGGACACCGGCGAGACCGTACGGCCCTCCGCCACCTTCGAGACGGTCGACCCCCTCGCGCACCAGTTGCTGCTGCTCCCCGGCGGCACCCTCAACGCCGACAACCTCCGCCTGAACGACAAGGCCATCGACATAGTCAAGGCATTCGCGGTCTCCGGCCGGCCCATCGCGGCCATCTGCCACGGGCCCTGGGCCCTGGTGGAAGCGGACGTCCTCAAGGACAAGACACTCACCTCCTATCCCTCTCTGCGTACGGACATCCGCAACGCGGGAGCCAAGACGTGGGTGGACGAACCAGTGGTGAGCGACTCCGAAGGCGGCTACACCCTGGTCACCTCCCGGACCCCCAAGGACCTCGACGACTTCCTCGGTGAGGTCCACAAGGCACTCGTCGGCTCCTGAACGAACGTGATGGCATTGTCGTTGTCCTCGCCGGCGCCGTCCTTCGGCTTCCACTGGTGGACGCCGGCCGGGCTCTTTTCACTGGCGGCCCGCGCGAGCATGTGCAGGACACGGCGCAGAAGCCTGTCACCCGCCTCGATGCGCAGGCCCTGAACTGTCACCTTCCGCAGCCATGGCCGCCCGCACCCGCTGGTCCTCCCGAGCGGAGCTGACGTCCTGCTCCAGGGGCGTGCGGCTCACGGCAGTCGCGAGGTCCTCCAGTGCTCGTTTCTGCACCTTCGCCTCGCGACGTGCCACAGGGCTCCGGTCCGCGGCGGCGCCGTTCCACGCTTGGAGGGCCTCGTCCACGCGCCTCCAGTCCGGATTCCTGTGCTCGCGCACGTCGGCCGCCGCCTGTGCGGTGTCTGCCTCCAGGGCCTCGGCGAACCGCTCCGACTCGGAGACGGAACGGCTGTCGGCCGGCGGGACATGGTTCTCCATGAGTGTCGCCGTCCGGCCGAACCTCTTGAGTGCTTCCTGCGCCTCCTCGGCCTCGCGCGACGTCAGACCCCTGGGGCGGATCGGTTCTTGCTTCGCCCGGTCGTAGGCCTCCTGCCAGGCGGCGCCTGCCTGCCTGCTGGCCAGCAGCGCCCTGCGTATGTCGGCGCGGTGCTCCGGGGTCGGTTCGGTGTGGTTGCGGAACACCGCGGCTGAGTATCTGCCGTTTGCGGCGATCCAGTCGGCAAGCCTGCCCGGCAAGCGGTGCGTCTCCCACGCGGGGAACACGACATACGCCAGCATGGCCAGGGCGCCACCGAGCAGGGTGAGCACCACCCGCTCAGGGACCGTCTGCTCCCATGCCTGGCCGCCCATACCGAGCAGGAAGACGGCGTACGCGGCGGTGAAGCACTGGGAGTAGGCGTAACCGGTACGGATCAGCGTGTACGACAGGCCGGCTGAGACCACCATCAGTACGCCGAACACGTGGGCGTCCGGGCCCACTACCCGCACCATTCCGGTGGCGAGAGCCACTCCCGCCAGAGCGCCGGCGAGACGGGCCACCGCACGCGTGTACGTCCGGTGGAAGTCCGGCCGCATCACCATGACCGAGGCGATGGGGGCCCAGTAGGTGTGGCCGAGGGGCAGCCGGGCGGCGATCAGATAGCCGAGCGTGGCCACAGCAGCCAGGCGAACGGCGTGCCGGAACACGGGAGACTCCCAGCGGAGTTCACGGCGAACTGACCGGACGGCGACCGAGAGCAGACGGAACTTTGTCGGGCGCACCAGGAAGGTGGCGTCCGCGGTGCCGGGTGTCGTGGCCGTCTGCTCGCGCGCTTCGCCACTCCCGGCGATCTCCAATGCCTCCCCGATGAGTTCCACGAGATGCTCGGCTGCCTCCCGTGCGGGCCCCTCCAGCACTTTTTGCCCTTCGTCGAGGTGAAGGACGTCCGTGCTGTTCGCCTGCACCTCGGCGGGAGTGCCGAGGCGGATCGAGCGGGCGGCTGCATCCAGGACGTCGGCGGTCGCGTCGAGCAACTCCCGGGCGCGGTCCCGCCCGGGTCCGTGTGCCGGGGCGCCGACGTCCGGGTCGGCGAGGGTGGCGAGGACAGGGAGGATGCGCTCGGCCAGTCCCCGGGGGCCGTGGAGGACGGGGGGACGGGTGCGGGCCTGTGATGGCGTCACGGCGGCCGCGTCCCGGGCCGTCATCAACGGCTCCGGGTCGAACCGGGCGGTCGGGTCGTGACGCAGTCGGCGGGCGTAGTCCGCTACGGAGGCCAGGGCGTCGGCGAGTGCGTCACGATGCGCCCCCCAACGGCGGATCGGGAACAGCAGGATCAGCACGGCCTGCACCACGCCACCGAGTGCGATGACCCCGGCGTGCTCCAGGGCTCTCCCGGCGCTCGTGGGCAGGGTGATGGTCACGAGCATGCTGCCGACGGTCGTCGCTGCGACGATCCCGGCGGTCGACCCGACGGCCCACGCCATCCCGGCGGCGAAGGCCCATGCGGCCAGCAGCGGGAGGAACGTCACGAGCCGTCCCGCTGCCAGGTAGCCCACGAAGGTGCTGAGCGCCAGGCCCACACCCGTGCCGAGCGCGATCACCTTGCGTGGACGCCAGGTGCGCTGGAAGGTGGCGCCGCCCGCGGAGTAGGCGCCGAGGGCGGCGGACGCCGCGAAGGCGGGGGAGACCAGCCAGAGTGCCAGCCCGATGGCGATCGCCAGCCCAGCCGCCGTGCGCAGTGCGAGCAGGGGCTCCAGCCGTGTCTCCTCGATCGTGAGTCCGGATCGCACGACCTCTTTGAAGGCCCGCAGCCACGTCACGGGTGTGAGCGTAGCCGGAACCTCCTGCCGGGCCGCGTCGGCGCGCTGCCGCCCCCCTGACGCGATCGACGCCCCCTGCGTCGGTGGACGGGGCGGCCGCGGCTGTGAGGTGGGCCGGCACGGCCCGGTGGAGGAAACGGATCGTGGTCCACCGGCCGTCGTGCTGCGGGTGGTTAGATCTCTGTGACTGGTCGTCAGTAGATGGCCACTGGGTCGACGAAGGGGAGCGCGCAGGAAATGACGGGCAGGCTCGTCCAGGCCCGGACCGGGCATCCTCGGCACGGGCGCCGGGGCGAGGCGCGGTTGCCCGGTGTCATCGCGACGCTCAGCGCGATCGTGCTGTATTTGGTCTTGCCGCAGCGCCTATTGATCGCGCCTCGCTATCTGCTGCCGGCGCTGGAAGTGTTGTTGCTCGTGCCGCTGGTAGCGGTCAATCCCAAGCGTCTGACCCGCCAGACGCCGGTCTTCCGCGTTCTGTCGCTGACGCTCGTCCTGGTGATCGCCGCGAGCAATCTGTTCGCCTTGGGTCTGCTCATCCATGAACTGGTGTACGCGGGGGTGAAGGACGGGCGTTCGCTGCTGGTGGCCGCATTGCAGGTCTGGGCCACCAACATCATCGTCTTCGGTCTGGCCTACTGGGAACTGGACCGGGGCGGCCCCGTTGCCCGTACCCAGACACCGCGCGGCGAGCTGCCGCTGGCCGACTTCCGCTTCTCCCAGGACGAGAACGACGGCGCGGTCCAGGAAGTCGCGGACGGATCCAGCGTCGTCTCGGACTGGATGCCCACGTTGGTCGATTACCTGTACGTATCCGTCACGAACTCGACCGCGTTCAGTCCGACCGACACCATGCCGCTGTCGGCTCGCGGCAAGGTCATGATGAGTGTTCAGAGCATCGCCGCTCTGCTGACCTCACTCCTCGTGATCGCCCGCGCCGTCAGTGTCCTTCAGTAGACTGCCGGTCTGGCCCTGGAGCGTGTCCTGCCATGCGCGGTCGAAGTGCGGGTTCTCCGCGGCAATCTGTTGCCTCTTGCCGTCGGCGACGAGGACCACCGGCACGCGGGTGCCGGGCTCCAAGGAGAGCCCCTGCTCGCCCGCGACTCATCGCGGTGAGTCGAGCACGTTGCGGATGCGGGTGGCGACGTGCAGGTTGAGGCGGGTCTCGACGTCACTGAGATCATGCCCGGTGATCTCTCGGATGCGCTGGAGGCGGTAACGGACGGTGCTGCGGTGGATGAGGAGCCTCTCCGAGGTTGTGTCGTAGCTGCCGCCGGTCTCCAGATAGCGCGCGAGCGTCGTCACCAGTTCGGTGTGGTGGCGGGCGTCGTAGTCCAGCAGTGGGCCCAGCCATTCGCCGACGAAGCGGTCGGCTTCCCGTTCGCCGTCGCCTGTGCCCATCATGCGGCACAGGCCCAGTTCCTCGAAGCCGGTGCTGCCGTACGGGTCCTGGGATCGGCGGCGGACGGTGAGGGCGCGTACCGCCTCGTCGTAGGAGTGGGGCAGATCGGTGAAGGCGTCGCAGTGGCCGCCGACCCCGATCGTGCCGGCCCCGGTGCCGAGTTCGTCCGAGAGGGCCCGGTGCAGCTCGTTTCCCGGATCACGCCGGTCCTCGTCGGCCATCAGGACGACCGTGGTTTCGCCACGAGAGCCGACGAGCACGTCCCGGCGCAGCCTTCCGGCCGCTCGCACCACCGCCTCCCCGAGTGTGGCCGTCCCGGTCGTGCCGGGCCATTCCAGTACGGCAACCTTGTGCGGTCGGTGCAGGTCGTGGCCCAGGGCTGCCGCCTGGGTGAAGACGTCGTTGGTCGCCTCACCTGAGATCAGCCGGTTGACCAGGTCGCGTCTCAGTTGGGGTTCCAGCTCGGCCAGCCTGCACTCGTGCGCGAGCTGGGGAGCCAGCACCAGCGCGGCCTGTTCGAGCGCCGAGGTGTCCGTTTCCGTCGCCCGTCGGTCCGGGTCGACCAGCGCGACCACGCCGAGCAGATCGCCGGCCATCTCGATGGGGACGATCAGCCGGTCCCGGTCCCGGACGGTGCCGGGCAGGCGTCGGGCTCCGTGTATCAGGGCGTCCCGGCGCCGGGTGTCCGACTGCGGGCGTGGTCCACTGTTTGGTCTTGTCCGGGGTTCATCCTGGCGGGGACCAGCACGGGCCCGCGTGTTGCCGAAGCGGTCCTCGGTGAGGGCCGCGAATCCCGTGTGGTCGTGCAGGGCCTGCAGGATTGCCTGCGCGCCTCTTCCGGAGACGGCGGCGCGGGAGAGCGCGTCCTGGGTGGCGAGCCGCGAGGCCAGGGCGGAGACGGTGGTGCCGAGTCCAGGGGTGGGTGGGCCGCCCTCGGTCCCCGGTAGGTTCCCGGTCTCTGGCAGGTCTCCGGTCCCCGGCGTGCTCTCCGACTCGACGCGGGCCGGATCTGCCCGGTGCCCGGTGAGGCGCGCGAGGGCGATCCCGGTCTGCTGTGCGAGCAGGTCGGTCAGGGCGGTCTCCTCGGCCGAGGGTGTGGTCGGGGATCGGACGACGAGATAGCCGAGGCAGTGATCCCGGTATCGCAGAGCGATGGCTCGTGCCCACGGCGCATCCGGCTCGTGCAGGTGCCGGCTGCGGCCGTTCAGAGCGTCGATCCGCCGGTCGAGCCGCTCGGCGGCCACCACGTCGGTGACGGGTGCTCCAGCTGGGGCTTCGCGGGTGAGGTCCACCGCCGGTTCCCGCGCCGCGGTTTTCCCCTGCCGGGCGACGGCGGGGGCAGCGGTCTGGCGCGGGGGGCAGCGCCGCGCCAGACCGTCGTGCACGGTGTAGGCCGCTTCAGCGGTGAAAGGGCCGGTGGCGGCGATCGCCGCCATGGCCCCCCACAGCACCTCGCGCTCGTCCTCACCGTTGAGCATGACCGTTATCAGTCGTAGCAGTGCTTGTCGCGCGGCCACCGGCTGCGGGGTGGGGTGGAGGGGCCCGGCGGTCGGAAAGGGAACAGCGTCCATCGCAGGTCCATTCGCGGCTCGACAGCGGCTTCCCGCGTTTCACGTTACGCCGCTCGGCACGGGGTCTCACCTGCGAACCGTGTCGCGTCCCTGTCTTCGAGGGCCGGAACATCGGCGCGGATTGGTCCTGCCGGGGCGAGGAAGCGCGCCGCGTACCGCGTGAGGCTGGTTGACAGGTGCGGTATGCCCCGGCTCCGTACGTCTGGCAGCGCGCCTGTCGATCCCGCGTCGCGACGGAGGAGATTCTTATGGCGAAGGCAGTAGGCATCGATCTCGGTACCACCAACTCGGTCATCGCGGTCTGGGAGAGCGGTGAGCCCTCTGTCGTCCCGAATGCGGAGGGGGACAGGACGACCCCGTCGGTGGTCGCCTTCTCCGATGACGGCCAGCGGCTGGTGGGACAGCTCGCGCGCCGGCAGTCGATCCTCAACCCCAAAGGCACCATCACCTCCGCGAAGCGGTTCATCGGACGTCGCTACGACGAGATCTCCGACGAGGCCAAGGCGGTCTCCTTCGACGTGGTCGAGGGGCCCGGCGGGGTGGCCCGCTTCGAGGTGAGCGGAAAACAGTACGCGCCGGAGGAGATCAGCGCGCAGGTGCTGCGCAAGCTGGCTGATGACGCCGGGAAGTCGCTCGGCGAGAAGGTGACCGAGGCGGTCATCACCGTACCGGCGTACTTCAACGACGCCCAGCGCCAGGCCACCAAGGACGCCGGGAAGATCGCCGACCTCGAAGTCCTGCGGATCATCAACGAACCGACAGCCGCGGCGCTGGCCTACGGGCTGGACAAGAAGGGCCACGAGACGGTCATGGTCTTCGACCTCGGCGGCGGCACGTTCGACGTCAGCCTGCTGGACGTCGGTGACGGCGTGGTGGAGGTCCGCGCCACTGCAGGCGACTCCCATCTGGGGGGCGACGACTTCGACCGCCGGCTGGTGGACCACCTGGCGGACGGCTTCCAGAAGGCCGAGGGCATCGACCTGCGTAAGGACCCGCAGGCTCTGCAGCGGTTGTTCGAGGCGGCCGAGAAGGCGAAGACCGAGCTGAGTTCGGTCAGCCAGACCCAGGTGAGCCTGCCGTTCATCACGGCGGACGCCTCCGGGCCGAAGCATCTCACCGAGACGGTCCGGCGCTCCACCTTCGAGCAGATCACCTCGGACCTGGTGGAGCGCTGCCTCGAACCTGTCAGGACGGCGATGAGCGACGCCAAGGTCACCGACAACGACATCGACGAGGTCATCCTCGTCGGCGGCTCGACCCGCATCCCGGCCGTGCAGAACCTGGTCCGCCGGATGACCGGAGGCAAGGACCCGAACATGAGCGTCAACCCGGACGAAGTGGTGGCGCTGGGCGCCGCCATCCAGGCCGGCGTGCTCAAGGGCGAGGTCAAGGACGTCCTGCTGCTGGATGTCACCCCGCTGTCGCTGGGCGTCGAGACGGCCGGCGGCGTGATGACCAAGGTCATCGATCGGAACACCACCATCCCCGCTCGCCGGTCTGAGACCTTCTCGACCGCTGAGGACAACCAGCCGGCCGTGGACATCGTGGTGCTCCAGGGCGAACGCGAACTGGCGGCCGACAACAGGGTGCTGGGGCGCTTCCGGCTGGAGAACCTGCGGCCGGCCCGGCGCGGGGAGACCCAGATCGAGGTCACCTTCGACATTGACGCCAACGGCATCCTCAAGGTCAGTGCCAAGGACAAGGACACCGGCGCCGAGCAGTCGATCACCATCAGTGAGGGCTCCAACCTCGACCCGTCCGAGGTCGAGCGGATGATCAACGAGGCCGAGAGCCACCGCACCAGCGACCTGGCCCTGCGCGAGGCCATCGACGCCCGCAACGAACTCGACGCCGCCGCGTACCAGGTGGAGCGCCGACTGGATGACCTTGCCGACGCCGCACCGGAGCACGAGCGCGCCCGGGCGCGACTGCTCATCGACGAAGCGCGTACCGCCGTCAAGGAGGAGGCGCCGGCGGAACGGTCCCGGAGCCTGACCTCCGAACTCCAGCAGATCCATGCGGCGCTGGCCGCCCACGCCGCTGGACCGGGCGGAGCCGGGGGTGAAGCCCAGACGGGCGCAGCGCCCGGCCAGGGTCCCGAGGGCGGCTCCCCGAGGGGCGACGACGACGTCATCGACGCCGATTTCGACAAGAGCTGAGGCGGCGACATGTCGGATCAGGAACAGACGCGTCCCGCCGAGGACCGCTCGCCGCCCGAGTCCGAGCAGACGTCGCCCGAGCGGACACCCGCACCACAGACGACCCCGCGGGCCCCCGAAGCCGCGGAGCAGGAGGCGGCACCTACACCCCGTAGCCCCGAGGTGGAAGAGCTGGAGGACCGGTGGCGACGAGCCCTCGCAGACCTCGACAATCTCCGCAAGCGCTACGCCCGTGAGCTTCCACGGGAGCGGGAGGCGGAGCGGGCCAAGGTGGCCGCGGCGTTCCTCCCGGTCGTCGACAACCTGGAGCTGGCCCTCGCCCACGCGGGCGCCGACGACCCAGGCGCGATCGTCGGCGGAGTGCGGGCGGTACGCGACCAGGCCGTCGAGGTGCTGCGAAACCTCGGCTACCCCCGCTACGAGGAGACCGGCGTCCCCTTCCACCCCGAGCAGCACGAGGTCGTGTCGGTGGTGGCTGAACCAGACGCGCCTGCGGGCACCGTCGTCCAGGTGCTGCGGCCCGGCTACGGCGAACCCGGTCACCAACTGCGGCCCGCCGCGGTAGCGGTCAGCCGCAAGCAGGAGTGAGGCCGCCATGGCAGAGGACTACTACGAGGTGCTGGGCGTTCCCCGCACCGCCGACGCCGCCGAGATCCAGCAGGCGTTCCGTACCCTGGCCCGCCGCTACCACCCGGACGTCAACCGTGATCCGGCCGCAGAGGAGCGCTTCAAGCAGATCAATGAGGCGTACAGCGTGCTCTCCGACCCCGACACCCGGTCGCGCTACGACCGCTTCGGCCCCGACTTCCGGCAGATTCCGGAGGACTACGACGAGCGTGTCGCGGCCGGCCAGGGCTTCGGCGGCGGAGCCGGCGCGTACCGCGGCAGTCCCTTCGGAGGCACCCGAGGCGCCGACCGGGCAGGTGCCCGGACCTGGACGGAGACCGGCTTCGATGCCTCCGGCGTGGACTTCGAGGATCTCTTCGGAGGCATGTTCGGCGGCCGGGCGGGCGGCGCCGGGCGGGGGAGCCCGATCCCCGGCGCGGACCAAGAGGCCGAACTCACGCTCAGTGTGGAGGAGGCGTACAGCGGCGGCCGGCGGAAGATCACCCTCGGGGGGCCGGGCGGGGAGCGCGGCTACGACGTCACCATCCCGGCCGGCGTCGTGGACGGTCAGCGCATTCGGCTCGCAGGGGAGGGCGGCCGGGGCCGCGGCCCCGGTTCCGCCGGGGACCTCTATCTGGTGGTCCGCATCGCCCCCCATCCCCGCTACCGGCTCGTTGGGCGCGACATCCACGTCGATCTGCCGGTCACCGCGTGGGAGGCCGCGCTGGGGGCGATGGTGCCGGTCTCCGGGCCGGGTGGGACGGTCAAGGTACATGTGCCGCCCGGTACCTCCACCGGCCGCCGGCTGCGGCTGCGCGGCGAGGGGATGCCCCACCCCAAAGGTTCACCCGGTCACCTCTACGCCGAAATCCAGGTGATGGTGCCGCCCTCGCCCAGCCCGCGCGAGCGTGAGTTGTTCGAGGAACTCGCCGCCATCTCCTCCTTCGACCCGAGGGAGCAGACATGAGAGCCGAACACCGTTCTCCCGCCCAAGGTGCAGGACAGCCCGGCACCAGGGCTGCCTATCCCCTGGTGCGGGTCTACCGGACCAGCCCCAGCCCCTATCAGCTCCCCATGGACGGAGTGGCCAGCCTGAGCGGACTGCCGCCCGAACTCGTCAGCCGCTTCGTCGCCCTCGGGCTGGTGGACGCCGAGCGCGACGCCAGGGGCCGGCTGTGGTTCCGGACCAGCGCGCCGTCGGCCATCGCCCGGGTGCAGCGGCTGCGGACCGGACTGTGCCTCAACTACGCGGCCATCGGCGTCGTCCTGGACCTGCTCGACCGCATCGAACGCCTGGAAGCCGCACTGAGGCACAGCGAACGAGCCGCCAAGGAGCCCACAACATGGACATGAACCGCCTCACCCAGAAGTCCCAGGAAGCGCTGCAGGAAGCGCAGAGCGTCGCAGTACGGATGGGCCAGACCGAGGTCGACGGAGAGCACCTGCTGCTGGCTCTGCTCGATCAGCAGGATGGCCTGACCGCCCGTCTGCTGGCAGACGCCGGCGCCGACCCGGCCGCCCTGCGGGCCGCGGTCGAAGCCGATCTCGCCAAACGCCCCCGCACGACCGGCCCGGGCGCCGCCCCCGGCCAGGTGATGGTGACCCAGCGATTGGCCCGGCTGCTCGACACTGCCGAGCAGGAGGCCAAGCGGCTCAAGGACGAGTACGTCTCCACCGAGCACCTGGTGCTGGCCCTGGTGGACGAGGGTTCGACCACTGCGGCCGGCCGCCGCCTCGGCGAACAGGGCGTCACCAAGGACTCCTTCCTCGCCGCCCTCACCACGGTGCGCGGCAACCAGCGGGTCACCTCCGCCAATCCTGAGGACGCCTACGAGGCCCTGGAGAAGTACGGCCGCGACCTCGTCGTCGAGGCCCGCACCGGTCGCCTCGACCCGGTGATCGGCCGGGACGCCGAAATCCGCCGGGTGATCCAGATCCTCAGCCGCAAGAGCAAGAACAACCCAGTCCTGATCGGCGAACCGGGCGTCGGCAAGACCGCCATCGTCGAGGGACTGGCCCAGCGGATCGTGCGCGGCGACGTGCCCGAAGGGCTGAGGGACAAGACGGTGTTCTCGCTCGACATGAGCTCTCTGGTGGCCGGAGCCAAATACCGCGGCGAGTTCGAGGAGCGGCTGAAGGCCGTACTGGCCGAGGTCAAGGGCGCCGAGGGCCGGATCCTGCTGTTCGTGGACGAGCTGCACACTGTCGTCGGGGCCGGCGCCGCCGAGGGAGCGATGGACGCGGGCAACATGCTCAAGCCGATGCTGGCCCGCGGCGAGCTGCACATGATCGGCGCTACCACGCTGGACGAGTACCGCAAGCACATCGAGTCCGACGCCGCCCTGGAGCGCCGCTTCCAGACTGTCCAGGTGGACGAGCCGACCGTCGAGGACGCCATTTCCATCCTGCGCGGCATCCGTGAGCGGCTGGAGATCTTCCACGGCGTCAAGATCCAGGACAACGCCCTGGTCGCCGCCGCCACCCTCAGCCACCGCTACATCAGCGACCGCTTCCTCCCGGACAAGGCCATCGACCTGGTAGACGAGGCCTGCGCGCGACTGCGGACCGAGATCGATTCCATGCCCGCCGAACTCGACCAACTCACCCGCCGGGCAACCCGCCTGGAGATCGAGGAGGCCGCGCTGGACCAGGAGACCGACCCGGCCAGCCGCGCCCGCCTGGAGGATCTGCGGCGTGAACTGGCCAACCTGCGCGGTGAGGTGGATGCCAAGCATGCTCAGTGGGAGGCTGAGCGCCAGGCCATCCGCAGGGTTCAGGAACTGCGCCAGGAGCTGGAACGCGCCCGGCAGGAGGCCGAGCAGGCCGAACGCGCCTACGACCTCAGCCGGGCCGCTCAGCTGCGCTACGGAACCGTCAGCGAGTTGGAGCGCCGCCTGGCCGCCGAGGAGGAGCAACTCGCCAGCAAGCAGGGCGAGAGCCGGCTGCTGCGCGAGGTGGTCACCGCCGACGAGATCGCCGAGATCGTCTCCGCGTGGACCGGCATCCCCGTCACCCGGCTCCAAGAGGGCGAGCGGCAGAAGCTGCTCAAGCTGGACGAGATTCTGCGCGAGCGCGTGGTCGGGCAGGACGAGGCCGTCCAGCTCGTCGCCGACGCGGTGATCCGGGCCCGCTCCGGGGTACGCGACCCGCGCCGGCCGATCGGCTCGTTCATCTTCCTCGGCCCGACCGGCGTCGGGAAGACCGAGCTGGCCAAGACGCTGGCCGCAGCGCTGTTCGACAGCGAGAGCAACATCATCCGCCTTGACATGAGCGAGTACCAGGAACGCCACACCGTCAGCCGCCTGGTCGGCGCGCCCCCCGGGTACGTCGGCTACGAGGAGGGCGGCCAGCTCACGGAGGCGGTGCGCCGCAAGCCGTACTCCGTCGTCCTGTTCGACGAGATCGAGAAGGCGCACGCCGACGTCTTCAACACGCTGCTCCAAGTGTTGGACGACGGCAGGATCACCGACGCGCAGGGACGTACCGTCGACTTCCGCAACACCGTGATCATCATGACCTCCAACCTCGGGTCGCAGCACCTGCTCCAGGACGCCACCCAGGCCGGCGAGATCAAGCCCGAGGCGCGGGCGCTGGTGATGTCCGAGCTCAACGGCCATTTCCGCCCCGAGTTCCTCAACCGCGTCGACGACATCGTCCTCTTCCACCCGCTCGGCATCGCGCAGATCGAGCGCATCGTCGATCTGCTCCTCGACGAGCTGCGCGACCGCCTCGCCGAGCAACGGATCACGCTCGTCCTCACCGAGCCCGCCCGCCACCTGATCGCCGCCGAGGGCTACGACCCGGTCTACGGAGCCAGGCCGCTGCGCCGCTTCATCTCGCACGAGGTCG
This genomic interval carries:
- a CDS encoding type 1 glutamine amidotransferase domain-containing protein, whose product is MADEPLNGHRVLVLVTNYGVEQDELLVPLKRLSEDGADVTVAAATPDLIQTLVGDKDTGETVRPSATFETVDPLAHQLLLLPGGTLNADNLRLNDKAIDIVKAFAVSGRPIAAICHGPWALVEADVLKDKTLTSYPSLRTDIRNAGAKTWVDEPVVSDSEGGYTLVTSRTPKDLDDFLGEVHKALVGS
- a CDS encoding FUSC family protein, whose translation is MTWLRAFKEVVRSGLTIEETRLEPLLALRTAAGLAIAIGLALWLVSPAFAASAALGAYSAGGATFQRTWRPRKVIALGTGVGLALSTFVGYLAAGRLVTFLPLLAAWAFAAGMAWAVGSTAGIVAATTVGSMLVTITLPTSAGRALEHAGVIALGGVVQAVLILLFPIRRWGAHRDALADALASVADYARRLRHDPTARFDPEPLMTARDAAAVTPSQARTRPPVLHGPRGLAERILPVLATLADPDVGAPAHGPGRDRARELLDATADVLDAAARSIRLGTPAEVQANSTDVLHLDEGQKVLEGPAREAAEHLVELIGEALEIAGSGEAREQTATTPGTADATFLVRPTKFRLLSVAVRSVRRELRWESPVFRHAVRLAAVATLGYLIAARLPLGHTYWAPIASVMVMRPDFHRTYTRAVARLAGALAGVALATGMVRVVGPDAHVFGVLMVVSAGLSYTLIRTGYAYSQCFTAAYAVFLLGMGGQAWEQTVPERVVLTLLGGALAMLAYVVFPAWETHRLPGRLADWIAANGRYSAAVFRNHTEPTPEHRADIRRALLASRQAGAAWQEAYDRAKQEPIRPRGLTSREAEEAQEALKRFGRTATLMENHVPPADSRSVSESERFAEALEADTAQAAADVREHRNPDWRRVDEALQAWNGAAADRSPVARREAKVQKRALEDLATAVSRTPLEQDVSSAREDQRVRAAMAAEGDSSGPAHRGG
- a CDS encoding helix-turn-helix domain-containing protein; this translates as MDAVPFPTAGPLHPTPQPVAARQALLRLITVMLNGEDEREVLWGAMAAIAATGPFTAEAAYTVHDGLARRCPPRQTAAPAVARQGKTAAREPAVDLTREAPAGAPVTDVVAAERLDRRIDALNGRSRHLHEPDAPWARAIALRYRDHCLGYLVVRSPTTPSAEETALTDLLAQQTGIALARLTGHRADPARVESESTPGTGDLPETGNLPGTEGGPPTPGLGTTVSALASRLATQDALSRAAVSGRGAQAILQALHDHTGFAALTEDRFGNTRARAGPRQDEPRTRPNSGPRPQSDTRRRDALIHGARRLPGTVRDRDRLIVPIEMAGDLLGVVALVDPDRRATETDTSALEQAALVLAPQLAHECRLAELEPQLRRDLVNRLISGEATNDVFTQAAALGHDLHRPHKVAVLEWPGTTGTATLGEAVVRAAGRLRRDVLVGSRGETTVVLMADEDRRDPGNELHRALSDELGTGAGTIGVGGHCDAFTDLPHSYDEAVRALTVRRRSQDPYGSTGFEELGLCRMMGTGDGEREADRFVGEWLGPLLDYDARHHTELVTTLARYLETGGSYDTTSERLLIHRSTVRYRLQRIREITGHDLSDVETRLNLHVATRIRNVLDSPR
- the dnaK gene encoding molecular chaperone DnaK, with the protein product MAKAVGIDLGTTNSVIAVWESGEPSVVPNAEGDRTTPSVVAFSDDGQRLVGQLARRQSILNPKGTITSAKRFIGRRYDEISDEAKAVSFDVVEGPGGVARFEVSGKQYAPEEISAQVLRKLADDAGKSLGEKVTEAVITVPAYFNDAQRQATKDAGKIADLEVLRIINEPTAAALAYGLDKKGHETVMVFDLGGGTFDVSLLDVGDGVVEVRATAGDSHLGGDDFDRRLVDHLADGFQKAEGIDLRKDPQALQRLFEAAEKAKTELSSVSQTQVSLPFITADASGPKHLTETVRRSTFEQITSDLVERCLEPVRTAMSDAKVTDNDIDEVILVGGSTRIPAVQNLVRRMTGGKDPNMSVNPDEVVALGAAIQAGVLKGEVKDVLLLDVTPLSLGVETAGGVMTKVIDRNTTIPARRSETFSTAEDNQPAVDIVVLQGERELAADNRVLGRFRLENLRPARRGETQIEVTFDIDANGILKVSAKDKDTGAEQSITISEGSNLDPSEVERMINEAESHRTSDLALREAIDARNELDAAAYQVERRLDDLADAAPEHERARARLLIDEARTAVKEEAPAERSRSLTSELQQIHAALAAHAAGPGGAGGEAQTGAAPGQGPEGGSPRGDDDVIDADFDKS
- a CDS encoding nucleotide exchange factor GrpE is translated as MSDQEQTRPAEDRSPPESEQTSPERTPAPQTTPRAPEAAEQEAAPTPRSPEVEELEDRWRRALADLDNLRKRYARELPREREAERAKVAAAFLPVVDNLELALAHAGADDPGAIVGGVRAVRDQAVEVLRNLGYPRYEETGVPFHPEQHEVVSVVAEPDAPAGTVVQVLRPGYGEPGHQLRPAAVAVSRKQE
- a CDS encoding J domain-containing protein produces the protein MAEDYYEVLGVPRTADAAEIQQAFRTLARRYHPDVNRDPAAEERFKQINEAYSVLSDPDTRSRYDRFGPDFRQIPEDYDERVAAGQGFGGGAGAYRGSPFGGTRGADRAGARTWTETGFDASGVDFEDLFGGMFGGRAGGAGRGSPIPGADQEAELTLSVEEAYSGGRRKITLGGPGGERGYDVTIPAGVVDGQRIRLAGEGGRGRGPGSAGDLYLVVRIAPHPRYRLVGRDIHVDLPVTAWEAALGAMVPVSGPGGTVKVHVPPGTSTGRRLRLRGEGMPHPKGSPGHLYAEIQVMVPPSPSPRERELFEELAAISSFDPREQT
- a CDS encoding chaperone modulator CbpM translates to MRAEHRSPAQGAGQPGTRAAYPLVRVYRTSPSPYQLPMDGVASLSGLPPELVSRFVALGLVDAERDARGRLWFRTSAPSAIARVQRLRTGLCLNYAAIGVVLDLLDRIERLEAALRHSERAAKEPTTWT